A portion of the Bradysia coprophila strain Holo2 unplaced genomic scaffold, BU_Bcop_v1 contig_297, whole genome shotgun sequence genome contains these proteins:
- the LOC119078736 gene encoding cytochrome b5 reductase 4 isoform X2, which produces MPLCGWRKGNRKNVTKNTNYCNNNPRQDLSSIDKSFDGCLRVVNMDGTQIDDTDSNPRNKCALKPGHSLMDWIRLGSSGCDLAGTGGVVSAVSHKELAKNCKCDDAWLAIRGKVYNVTRYMDFHPGGTDELMKGVGKDATKIFDEVHAWVNYEQLLGKCYVGPLRNIATISIGDDNASSTNTDSFKAPPDSFKAPHTVATNQLTLKPPTNAMSEPIEVIPRFDWIQKTTDLTVIFYTKSMCNPGFSVECMGECEVVVRIFIDRVMHFCSFQFTHPVVWPCSIKMSSETGKIELCFTKAAPALWTSFGLLDRRKTTELTNCFVEYDVITRVQISHDSYAIIIKPKQNILQHFPIGYHISVTAKIDGSETSRSYTPVPTSYLTLPCPSSCIPFLIKSYPTGILSKFLTTGDPLANSFFLSYPKGNFVLQHLSNFNRFGILAAGSGITPMLSLLDYLLKRTSNKVEAINFCYFNKVEENIWCRERLDLLAEGNERLKITYYLSEPSPSWTGRTGHITSDVIKTLIDPSTANISTFCCVCGPQPFNELALEFLQGAGFQSSDLHIFHG; this is translated from the exons GCAATCCACGCAACAAATGTGCCCTGAAACCCGGTCATTCGCTGATGGACTGGATCCGATTAGGTAGCTCTGGTTGTGATTTAGCTGGAACTGGCGGTGTAGTTTCGGCTGTTAGTCATAAGGAATTggcgaaaaattgtaaatgtgATGACGCTTGGCTGGCCATTCGAGGGAAAGTGTACAATGTTACGCGGTACATGGACTTTCATCCTGGAG GTACTGACGAACTGATGAAAGGTGTCGGCAAAGATGCCACGAAGATTTTTGACGAAGTACATGCATGGGTAAATTACGAACAATTGCTGGGAAAGTGCTATGTGGGACCACTACGAAATATCGCAACCATATCAATTGGTGATGACAATGCATCATCAACAAACACGGATTCGTTCAAAGCACCACCGGATTCGTTCAAAGCACCACATACGGTGGCCACGAACCAATTGACACTAAAACCACCGACCAATGCAATGTCGGAGCCAATCGAAGTGATTCCACGATTCGATTGGATTCAAAAGACCACTGATTTGACTGTGATTTTTTATACCAAATCGATGTGCAATCCCGGCTTCAGCGTCGAATGTATGGGCGAATGTGAGGTGGTCGTTCGGATTTTTATTGATCGAGTTATGCATTTCTGTTCGTTTCAATTCACCCATCCGGTGGTGTGGCCATGTTCGATTAAAATGTCTAGCGAAACAG GTAAAATTGAACTGTGCTTCACGAAAGCAGCACCTGCTCTGTGGACTAGTTTTGGTCTGTTGGATCGACGGAAAACTACCGAGCTGACAAACTGCTTTGTCGAATACGATGTCATTACAAGAGTACAAATTTCGCACGATTCTTATGCAATTATTATCAAACCCAAACAGAATATTTTACAACATTTTCCCATTGGTTATCATATCAGCGTAACGGCCAAAATTGATG GATCGGAAACGAGTCGCAGCTATACACCAGTACCTACGTCATATCTGACTTTACCGTGCCCGAGTTCCTgcataccatttctcatcaaaTCCTACCCCACCGGCATTCTATCGAAGTTCCTAACAACCGGTGACCCTCTCGCAAATTCCTTTTTCCTTTCGTATCCCAAAGGCAATTTTGTGCTTCAACACCTAAGCAACTTTAATCGTTTCGGTATTCTGGCTGCTGGCAGCGGTATAACACCAATGTTAAGTTTGTTGGATTATCTTCTCAAACGAACAAGCAACAAAGT tgaagcaataaatttttgttatttcaatAAAGTGGAGGAAAACATTTGGTGTCGTGAGAGACTGGATTTGTTAGCAGAGGGAAATGAGCG cTTAAAAATCACATACTATCTATCCGAACCATCACCGTCATGGACTGGTCGAACCGGCCACATAACTTCTGATGTAATCAAAACACTTATCGATCCATCAACGGCAAATATATCCACATTCTGTTGTGTGTGCGGACCGCAACCATTCAACGAATTGGCTTTGGAATTTTTGCAAGGTGCTGGTTTTCAATCGAGTGATTTGCATATTTTCCATGGCTAA